Within the Ignavibacteria bacterium genome, the region GTGATTCGTGAGAAAATTGGTTTTGGAAAAGCAGGGAGTTCGGAGCAGGGTGCGCGGAGCATAGAGCATAGAGCATAGAGTTTTCCGTTTCATCTATTCCCATTACCCAAATCCCAAATCCCACATCATAAATGGAAGAATTTCTTTATCCTCATTTCTACAAAATTGAAAACGAGCATTGGTGGTTTGCGGCGCGTCAGAAAATTTTGTGGAACTTCATTTCGAAAAATTTTTCTCTCAAGTCATCATCTAAAATACTTGATGTTGGTTGTGGAACCGGCGCAATACTCGATACGTTTTCAAAACATTTCGATGCGTACGGACAAGATGTTTCGCAGCAAGCGGTTGATTTTTGTAAACAGCGCGGATTAAAAAATGTGTTCCGCGGATTTTTGAATGAACTTCCCTCGTACTTAAACAATTTCGATTTAGTTACTGCGTTTGATGTCGTGGAACATATTGACGATGATATTGGCGTATTGAAACAAATGAGTGCATTGCTGATGCCGAACGGAAAAGTTCTTGTAACCGTTCCGGCATTTCAGATTTTGTGGGGAGCGCACGACGTAGTAACACACCACAAACGACGCTACACAAAACGGTTGCTTCATTCCGTGTTTAACCAAGCAGGATTAGAAATTGAGCGCTCGTCCTATTTCAATTTCTTTTTATTTCCTGTTGCTGTCGCGCGGAGAATTCAAGCGAAGATTACGAACGTGGATGAAGCGAAAGATTTGGATATGCCTTCGCCGCTTGTGAATCAAATCCTTCGTTCTGTGTTTGAAACGGAAAAATTTATTCTTCCCACGTTCAATTTTCCCATTGGTTTATCACTCATTGCCATTGGAAAGAGAAAATGATTTCTTGTTACGAATATGAGCAATTTCATTTCTTCAAAATCATCAATGATTTTGCTGTA harbors:
- a CDS encoding class I SAM-dependent methyltransferase, whose translation is MEEFLYPHFYKIENEHWWFAARQKILWNFISKNFSLKSSSKILDVGCGTGAILDTFSKHFDAYGQDVSQQAVDFCKQRGLKNVFRGFLNELPSYLNNFDLVTAFDVVEHIDDDIGVLKQMSALLMPNGKVLVTVPAFQILWGAHDVVTHHKRRYTKRLLHSVFNQAGLEIERSSYFNFFLFPVAVARRIQAKITNVDEAKDLDMPSPLVNQILRSVFETEKFILPTFNFPIGLSLIAIGKRK